In one Brienomyrus brachyistius isolate T26 chromosome 7, BBRACH_0.4, whole genome shotgun sequence genomic region, the following are encoded:
- the depdc1b gene encoding DEP domain-containing protein 1B: MIRPGPYRATRLWNETIRLFRKNMPLRRHWVHFRCHDNSFTASEAVDWLHELLKGSHNFGPEVTRHQTLQLLKKFLKNHVIEDIKGRFGKEDFEDNGQVYRFPSISPFKKLPRHPPAQDVFIPKAGHSGVEKEMMSQRMLPFKPLVLNSESWKKRHSIAIGELRECQVMKRREVTSREMERIWMSATLTRLQTLLGLKSLNGVLDTALLSPNYIVYNVHNINKQGIVVLKDKSEDLPQWVLSAMKCLANWPDDGHTKQSTYPGFERDILRTVADYFQELDEPLLTFQFYDVFVSILGLIEKRQATSEALQLCCLLLPPAQRRKLQLLLHLMVRVCKNSRLPALNSAVGTRMLMVQTFSRSILCSADEIDLDELLATKLVTFMMDNYEDVFRVPSRLQKAVEEHIAHLRRVQINYSGVEASPLLPSSCMYVYEKELREQKAHGSQDPFLERLDGIIADKELTAKQKKKKLKQFQRSYPEIFRRRFPTAEREEAATAPLLRRPQLMIVTLKKPFQRSWSFRA; the protein is encoded by the exons ATGATTAGACCAGGACCTTACAGAGCAACCAGGCTG TGGAATGAGACGATCAGGCTTTTTCGCAAAAACATGCCTTTGCGCCGACATTGGGTTCACTTCCGTTGCCATGACAACAGCTTTACGGCATCTGAAGCAGTTGATTGGTTACATGAGCTGCTGAAGGGCAGTCACAACTTTGGACCCGAGGTCACCCGACATCAAACTCTGCAGCTGCTAAAaaaattcctgaaaaatcacGTCATCGAGGACATAAAGGGGCGTTTTGGCAAAGAGGACTTTGAAGACAATGGTCAGGTTTACAG GTTCCCTTCAATATCACCTTTTAAGAAGTTGCCACGACATCCTCCTGCGCAAGACGTTTTTATTCCAAAGGCCGGGCATAGCGGAGTGGAGAAAGAGATGATGTCACAGAGGATGCTTCCTTTCAAGCCTCTTGTTTTG AACTCAGAATCGTggaaaaaaaggcacagcatcgCAATTGGAGAGCTCCGCGAGTGCCAGGTGATGAAGAGGAGAGAAGTCACGAGCAGAGAGATGGAGCGCATCTGGATGTCTGCAACCCTAACGCG CTTACAGACATTGTTGGGTCTGAAATCATTGAATGGAGTTCTGGACACTGCGTTACTTAGCCCAAACTACATTGTTTATAATGTGCACAATATCAACAAACAGGGCATTGTGGTTCTAAAAGACAAATCAG AGGATCTACCCCAGTGGGTTTTGTCTGCTATGAAATGCTTAGCAAACT GGCCTGATGATGGTCACACTAAGCAATCCACGTACCCTGGGTTCGAGAGGGACATCCTGAGGACAGTGGCAGACTACTTTCAGGAACTTGATGAACCACTTTTAACTTTCCAGTTCTATGACGTTTTTGTCAGTATCCTTG GTCTGATCGAGAAACGTCAGGCCACTAGCGAAGCCCTTCAGCTCTGCTGCCTCCTGCTGCCCCCTGCCCAGCGACGGAAGCTCCAGCTGCTGCTGCACCTCATGGTTCGCGTGTGTAAAAACTCACGGCTTCCAGCGCTGAACAGCGCCGTCGGCACTCGAATGCTG ATGGTGCAGACCTTTTCACGCTCCATTCTTTGTTCAGCTGATGAGATTGACCTTGATGAGTTGCTGGCCACCAAGCTAGTCACTTTTATGATGGACAATTATGAAGATGTCTTTAGAGTTCCAAGCCGTTTGCAGAAGGCAGTTGAGGAGCACATTGCGCATCTGCGAAGGGTTCAG atTAATTACTCAGGTGTTGAGGCCTCCCCTCTGTTGCCGTCCTCCTGTATGTACGTTTACGAGAAGGAGCTCAGAGAGCAGAAGGCACATGGTTCACAGGATCCCTTTCTAGAGCGTCTGGATGGAATCATTGCAGACAAGGAGCTGACAGCCaagcaaaagaagaaaaagtTAAAGCAG TTCCAGAGGTCTTACCCAGAGATATTCAGAAGACGGTTCCCTACAGCAGAAAGGGAAGAGGCAGCGACAGCACCTCTCCTCCGGAGACCTCAGCTGATGATCGTCACTCTGAAGAAGCCCTTTCAGAGGAGCTGGAGCTTTAGAGCTTGA